In the Sus scrofa isolate TJ Tabasco breed Duroc chromosome 7, Sscrofa11.1, whole genome shotgun sequence genome, one interval contains:
- the PABPN1 gene encoding polyadenylate-binding protein 2: protein MAAAAAAAAAAGAAGGRGSGPGRRRHLVPGAGGEAGEGAPGGAGDYGNGLESEELEPEELLLEPEPEPEPEEEPPRPRAPPGAPGPGPGSGAPGSQEEEEEPGLVEGDPGDGAIEDPELEAIKARVREMEEEAEKLKELQNEVEKQMNMSPPPGNAGPVIMSIEEKMEADARSIYVGNVDYGATAEELEAHFHGCGSVNRVTILCDKFSGHPKGFAYIEFSDKESVRTSLALDESLFRGRQIKVIPKRTNRPGISTTDRGFPRARYRARTTNYNSSRSRFYSGFNSRPRGRVYRGRARATSWYSPY, encoded by the exons atggcggcggcggcggcggcggcagcagcagcgggGGCTGCGGGCGGTCGGGGCTCCGGGCCGGGGCGGCGGCGCCATCTTGTGCCCGGGGCCGGTGGGGAGGCCGGGGAGGGGGCCCCGGGGGGCGCAGGGGACTACGGGAACGGCTTGGAGTCTGAGGAGCTGGAGCCTGAGGAGCTGCTGCTGGAGCCCGAGCCGGAGCCCGAGCCCGAAGAGGAGCCGCCCCGGCCCCGCGCCCCCCCAGGAGCTCCGGGCCCTGGGCCTGGCTCGGGAGCCCCCGgcagccaggaggaggaggaggagccgggACTGGTCGAGGGTGACCCGGGGGACGGCGCCATTGAGGACCCG GAGCTGGAAGCGATCAAAGCTCGAGTcagggagatggaggaagaagcTGAGAAGCTAAAGGAGCTACAGAACGAAGTAGAGAAGCAGATGAATATGAGTCCACCACCAGGCAATG CTGGCCCAGTTATCATGTCCATTGAGGAGAAGATGGAGGCAGATGCCCGATCTATCTATGTTGGCAAT GTGGACTATGGTGCAACAGCAGAAGAGCTGGAAGCACACTTTCATGGCTGTGGTTCAGTCAACCGCGTTACTATACTCTGTGACAAATTTAGTGGCCATCCCAAAGG GTTTGCATATATAGAGTTCTCAGACAAAGAGTCAGTGAGGACTTCCTTGGCCTTAGATGAGTCCCTATTTAGAGGAAGACAAATCAAG GTGATCCCAAAACGAACCAACAGACCAGGCATCAGCACAACAGACCGGGGTTTTCCACGAGCTCGATACCGTGCCCGGACCACCAACTACAACAGTTCCCGCTCTCGATTCTACAGTGGTTTTAACAGCAGGCCCCGGGGTCGTGTCTACAG GGGCCGGGCTAGAGCGACATCATGGTATTCCCCTTACTAA